A single region of the Brachypodium distachyon strain Bd21 chromosome 3, Brachypodium_distachyon_v3.0, whole genome shotgun sequence genome encodes:
- the LOC100822976 gene encoding uncharacterized protein LOC100822976 — protein MASSRPETAVGAPWSRLEGQVVLVTGASSGLGREFCLDLARAGCRVVAAARRADRLRSLCDEINAAADAHGTRAVAVEIDVAAGGSAAEAAVQRAWDAFGRIDVLINNAGIRGGVYSALDWPEDEWDKLMKTNLTGLWLVAKHICRRMHESKIKGSVINISSVAGLNRGHLPGSIGYTSSKSAVHYATKLLALELGAYGIRVNSIAPGIFQSEITAPLLQKKWLKTVVSKIVPLKTHGTTDPALTSLVRFLIHETSSYVTGNIFIVDSGVTLPGVPIFSSL, from the exons ATGGCGTCGTCGCGGCCGGAGACGGCGGTCGGAGCGCCGTGGAGCAGACTTGAGGGGCAGGTGGTTCTGGTGACGggcgcctcctccggcctcgGCCGCGAGTTCTGCCTCGACCTGGCGCGCGCCGGCTGCCgggtcgtcgccgccgcgcgccgcgccgaccgccTCCGCTCGCTCTGCGACGAGATcaacgcggcggcggacgcccACGGGACCCGTGCGGTGGCCGTCGAGAtcgacgtcgccgccggagggtcggcggccgaggcggcggtgcAGAGGGCCTGGGACGCCTTCGGCCGCATCGACGTCTTGATCAACAACGCTGGTATCCGAG GAGGTGTCTATTCCGCACTTGATTGGCCTGAGGACGAATGGGATAAACTCATGAAGACGAACCTTACCGGATTATGGCTCGTCGCCAAGCACATATGTAGACGCATGCATGAATCCAAGATAAAGGGTTCGGTAATTAACATTTCCTCGGTTGCTGGTCTTAACCGTGGCCATCTGCCTGGCTCCATTGGATATACATCTTCCAAGTCCGCTGTGCATTATGCCACAAAG CTATTGGCTTTGGAGTTAGGAGCATATGGCATTAGAGTGAACTCAATCGCACCTGGAATCTTCCAGTCGGAGATAACCGCCCCTCTGTTGCAAAAGAAATGGCTGAAGACTGTTGTTTCAAAGATCGTGCCACTTAAGACACATGGCACTACTGATCCAGCATTGACATCGCTGGTTCGTTTTCTGATCCATGAAACATCATCATATGTAACTGGCAACATCTTCATTGTAGATTCAGGTGTCACCCTACCTGGTGTTCCAATATTCTCCTCTTTGTAA